TGGGCAGCGTGCTGCTGGCCTTTGCCGCCACCATGGTACTGCCGGCCTTGGTGGCCTTCGGCTATGGCGAGGTCGACCAGGGCTGGACTTTCCTCGGCGCGCTGGGACTGACGGTGTTTGCCGGCGGCGCCCTGATCATCGCCACCCAGGGAGAGAGGCCGTTGCCCAGGCGGCGGGAAGTCTTTTTCATGGCCTTCCTGATCTGGCTGCTGGTGCCCGCCTTCGGGGCCCTGCCGTTCTATTTCATCGCCGTCGTGCCGAGTTTCACGGACGCCTATTTCGAGGCCGTTTCAGGTTTCACCACGACCGGTGCCACGGTGCTCAGTCAGCTCGAGATCATCGAGCGCAGCGTGCTGCTCTGGCGGGCCTTGCTGCAGTGGCTGGGGGGACTCAGTGCGGTGCTGCTGGCGATGGTGGTGCTGACGCCCTACGACGCCGGCGGCATGCAGCTTTTTCGCTCCGCCGTGCCGCACGGCGAAAGGCTCAGTGCGCCCAACCACCTGGGTCAGGCCCTGACCACCATCTGGTGGGTCTACGTCGGTCTGAGCTTGCTCTGCGCGGCGCTGCTGTGGCTTGTCGGGATGCCGGCCTTCGACGCCGTCTGTCACGCGCTGAGCACGCTGTCCACGGGCGGCTTCGGCACTCGCGACGGCTCGCTGGCGGCCTTCGCCAATCCCCTGGCGGAGAGCGTGATCGCCGTCTTCATGTTGGTCGGCGCGATCAACTTCACGCTGCACTGGGCCGTGCTCA
The genomic region above belongs to Alphaproteobacteria bacterium and contains:
- a CDS encoding potassium transporter TrkG, coding for MYFASAFYTLGSVLLAFAATMVLPALVAFGYGEVDQGWTFLGALGLTVFAGGALIIATQGERPLPRRREVFFMAFLIWLLVPAFGALPFYFIAVVPSFTDAYFEAVSGFTTTGATVLSQLEIIERSVLLWRALLQWLGGLSAVLLAMVVLTPYDAGGMQLFRSAVPHGERLSAPNHLGQALTTIWWVYVGLSLLCAALLWLVGMPAFDAVCHALSTLSTGGFGTRDGSLAAFANPLAESVIAVFMLVGAINFTLHWAVLSGRGTRALRQDPELPLLLIVAGVAVLAIVAALMLGGGQGPLAALRHGLFATISMLTTTGYFSQESGNWPLFVPLLLLSLVLLGGCSGSSAGGLKIFRGFLLLKLGQRELARLSHPHGVVPVAYGGHVVDDAAKLAVWSFFFTYIFGLALMSLVLAGLGLDLADATTAAAAALANTGPALALLPGAGPYETMPEAVKWVLLAGMLLGRLEFFVIFVLASPRHWRG